The following DNA comes from Brassica oleracea var. oleracea cultivar TO1000 chromosome C5, BOL, whole genome shotgun sequence.
AAGACTAATGTCCCTGCTCGTGTTGATAGAGAAGAGGCTACCAAACGAACCAGAGACATCCAATGCTTTAGGTGTCATGGCCTTGGCCACTATGCCAACCGATGTCCAAACCACAAGGTGATGGTGCTCTTGGAGAATGGAGAAGTCGAATCTGAAGAAGACAAGGAGGATCTCGGACCAGTGTATGATGATGATGATGAGGAAAAAGCACTTGACTTCCCGGTTCATGGTCCCCTTCTTGTTACTAGGAAGGTCTTGGACGACACCACTGATCCCATCTTTGATGAGGAGGTCGATGGAGTGATCGATGAGTTTTGCTCGACCTTTGTGGAGAGTTCTGATCCGATCTATGATGAGGATGCTCTTGATGAGCCGAGCCATGGTTCACTAATGGTTACTAGGCGTGCCTTGAGTGTCCAACCAAATCCAATGACAAATGATGAGCCGAGCCATGGTTCACTACTGGTTACTAGGCGTGCCTTGAGTGTTCAACCAAAATCCAATGACAAAGAACAAAGGGAGAATCTCTTTCACTCTAGATGTCTCATTTCTGATAAAGTTTGTTCTTTAATTGTTGGACTAATGTGGCTAATGACACCCTTGTAAAGAAACTTGGGCTTGTTACTCGGCCTCTTTCTCGTCCTTTCAGGTTGGAGTGGCTCAATGAGGCCGGAGAACAGTATGTGAAGGAGCAAGTCACGATTTCACTCTCCATTGGCCGATATGAGGATGAGGTTGTGTGCAATGTGCTTCCCATGGATGCTTGCCATGTTCTCTTGGGCCGGCCTTGTCAATTTGACAAGAAGGCAGTGCATGATTGTTTCACAAACCGGCACTCATTTGATCATAAGGGAAAGAAGATCACCTTGGTACCTTTGTCGCCTTCGGAAGTCCATCAAGACCAGGTCCAACTTAAGAAGAACCGAGACCAAGACTCTAGAGCTGATAAACCTGAGACCAGTACTAGAAACTCCAACTTCTTTGTCAAAGAAAGTCAGGTAAGGAAGTCTCTTTGCTCTCAAAAGCCATTTCTCTTACTGATTTATAAAGAGTCTTTCTTGGCTGTTGGGGTCAAAAACGGTCACAACCAAATTAACACCCAAAAATCCTCGGAAATCGTATTTCCGAGAAAATAGTAAAAGAAAAATACGATTTTCGTAAAGAATAACCAATACGAAGTTTTTACGAAGAAGTATCCTTGAAAGCTCAGAATGGACAACACCAAACTCGGTCATTACGTAACTACCGCACATACACGCTGTCCGGTCACTACGTAGCAGCCGAGTGCTCGTCCCGCTCGGTCTCGAGCCAAAGTTCGGTCGTTGTGAAGCGACCGGGCTCTTCCAAATATCAATACGACACCAGTCCATGCATTCTCGTCAAAACCTTCAAATGTTATCTCCCGAAGACCGTAGCGAGCTCAATCTATGTTTTCCGCTATTCTAAATCATCAATCAAACTTTGCGGATTAAAAACAGCGGAAAGTTCGTTCTTTATCGAAAGAAATCGTAATAAACGTGTCGAGTCGGAAGACGGCCCATAGGGACCTAAGACACGACTCGAGGCCCATCCTACGATTTCTTAAACCAAAGGCCCGTAAACCACAGCACGGTTTACACTTGGTCCACAAGGAAAGATAAATGTCAAGTTTCCGCGGATAAATACGAAAGTTTTGAAGATAATTGTGAAGATCGGGAAAAACGGAATATCTCCATTTTTATGCTATGACGGCTTAAGGGCAGAAGAGTAAAAGCGTAAACCGACCTTGGAGCTAGTATATAAAGAGTCCTAGGCGAGGAGCATGAGAGAAACTTTTTTTCAGAGAAAACTTAGCACCTAGAGCAATTTAGGCAATTTTCCGTTTTTGTTATTTCGAGCTGCGACTCAATTAGGTTTAGCCGTCTTAGGGTTGCTAGAACTAGGAATCTCGCCGACAGCTCTCGAGCCCAGGCTTATACCTTGTTGTAAACGCTCATACGCAAATTCGGAAATAAGATCTTCTTTGCTCTCTTTTTTCGATTCCTTATTTTTATCGTTGTTATTCTCGTGTTCTGATTGATTGACGTTTGGTAATTAACAGATATCTGGGTCCTCTGGGAAATTAGGGTTTTCCTAGTTTCCTTATTTAAACGGAAATCGACAGTGCGAATTTCGGTTCCCACATTGGCCTCATCTTATTCTGACCTTGCACTGGATATTCCGAGTGAGTTTTTAGGTATCTTGCAGGATTATTCTGATGTGTTTCCAGAAGAAAATCCCAAAGGATTGCCACCGGTGAGAGGCATTGAGCATCAGATCGNNNNNNNNNNNNNNNNNNNNNNNNNNNNNNNNNNNNNNNNNNNNNNNNNNNNNNNNNNNNNNNNNNNNNNNNNNNNNNNNNNNNNNNNNNNNNNNNNNNNNNNNNNNNNNNNNNNNNNNNNNNNNNNNNNNNNNNNNNNNNNNNNNNNNNNNNNNNNNNNNNNNNNNNNNNNNNNNNNNNNNNNNNNNNNNNNNNNNNNNNNNNNNNNNNNNNNNNNNNNNNNNNNNNNNNNNTAAGTACTTTTCTAAGATAGATTTGAGAAGTGGCTATCATCAGATTAGGATGAAAGAAGGTGATGAATGGAAAACGGCTTTTAAAACAAAACTAGGTTGTATGAGTGGCTTGTCATGCCCTCTGGTCTCACTAATGCACCTAGTACTTTCATGCGCCTAATGAATCATGTCTTGAGGTTTTTTATTGGTCATTTTGTTGTGGTTTACTTTGATGACATTCTTATTTACAGNNNNNNNNNNNNNNNNNNNNNNNNNNNNNNNNNNNNNNNNNNNNNNNNNNNNNNNNNNNNNNNNNCTTGAAAAGTGTTCTTTTGGCACAGATCATGTGGTCATTCTAGGTTTTGTTGTAGGTGCAGATGGCTTGAGAGTGGACGAGCAGAAGGTCCAAGCAATCCGGGACAGGCCAATTCCGACCACCATTGGTGAAGTAAGAAGCTTCCATGGCCTTGTCGGTTTCTATAGGCGATTTGTTCAAAACTTCAGTACCTTGGCTGCTCCTCTTACTGAAGTAATCAAGAGGAACGTGGGGTTCAAATGGGGACCAGCTCAGGAAGAAGCATTCAAAATCCTTAAAGGGAAGTTGACTCACGCCCCTTTACTTGTACTTCCAGATTTTTCTAAAGCTTTTGAAATCGAATGTGATGCTTCTAGTGTTGGTATTGGTGCTGTGTTGATGCAGGATGGAAAACCAGTGGCTTATTTTAGTGAGAAGCTTGGAGGAGCCATGCTCAACTACCCCACATACGACCAAGAACTCTATGCTTTGCTGAGGGNNNNNNNNNNNNNNNNNNNNNNNNNNNNNNNNNNNNNNNNNNNNNNNNNNNNNNNNNNNNNNNNNNNNNNAAGCTCAACAAGAGGCATGCTCGTTGGATGGAGTTCATTGAGACATTCTCTTATGTGATCAAGTACAAACAAGGCAAGGAGAATGTTGTGGCCGATGCATTGTCTCGAAGGTATACTATTCTCTCAGCCCTTGAAACTAAATTGCTTGGCTTTGAATTTATCAAGGATCTTTATACTTCTGATCAGGATTTTAAAGAGATTTTTCGAAAATGCTCAAAGGTTGCTTATGGCAAATACTTTCAAAATTCTGGTTTCTTATTCTTTGATAACCGTTTGTGTGTGCCCCAATGTTCTTTGAGGGAGTTGTTTCTCAGGGAAGCTCATGGAGGTGGGCTTATGGGACACTTTGGTGTCAAGAAGACTTACAAGGCGGTTCATGACCATTTCTACTGGCCGAGTCTGATGAAAGATGTTGTGAGGATCTGTAGCCGATGTGTGGTGTGTAAGAAGTCTAAGCCTAAAGCATCACACCACGGTTTGTACTCAGCCCTACCCATTCCCTCTCATCCTTGGGTAGACATTTCTATGGATTTTGTGCTTGGTTTGCCTAGGTCTAAAGCTGGACGAGATTCTATCTTTGTGGTTGTTGATAGGTTCTCGAAAATAGCTCATTTCATTCCTTGTCACAAAACTGATGATGCTGTGCAAGTTGCAGATTTATTCTTTAAGGAAGTTGTTAGATTGCATGGAATGCCTAAGACCATTGTCTCTAATCGTGATGCTAAGTTCCTTAGCTATTTTTGGAAGACCTTGTGGTCTAAGCTAAGTACTAGATTGATGTTCTCTACAACTTGTCATCCACAAACTGATGGACAAACTGAAGTAGTTAACCAAACTTTGTCTGCTTTGCTTAGATCTTTGGTTAAAAAGAATCTTAGGACTTGGGAAGAATGTTTGCCTCATGTTGAATTTTCTTATAACCATGCTTTGCATTCAGCTACTAAGTTTTCTCCTTTTGAGGTTGTTTATGGATTTAATCCCTTGACTCCACTTGATCTTTTACCTTTGCCTTTGAGTGAACGAGTTAGTACAGATGGCAAGAGGAAAGTGGACACGATCAAGAAGTTACATGAACAGGTCCGGGCCAACATTGAAGCCAAGACCGAGGGCTACAAACGACTTGCAGACAAGAAAAGGAAAGAAGTGATCTTCCAGGAAGGTGATCTTGTTTGGGTCCACTTGAGGAAGGAACGATTCCCGGAACAAAGGAAGTCCAAACTCATGCCCCGGGTCGATGGTCCATTCCAGATTCTCAGGAAACTCCATGACAATGCTTACCAGCTTGATCTTCAGGGTAAGTATGATATCTCTTCAAGTTTTAATGTTTCTGATTTATCTCCTTTTTGCGCAGATGATCCGGATTTGTGGTCAAATCCTTTTGAAGAGGGAGGGAATGATAGAACCCAGGACCTGGACCAGGACNNNNNNNNNNNNNNNNNNNNNNNNNNNNNNNNNNNNNNNNNNNNNNNNNNNNNNNNNNNNNNNNNNNNNNNNNNNNNNNNNNNNNNNNNNNNNNNNNNNNNNNNNNNNNNNNNNNNNNNNNNNNNNNNNNNNNNNNNNNNNNNNNNNNNNNNNNNNNNNNNNNNNNNNNNNNNNNNNNNNNNNNNNNNNNNNNNNNNNNNNNNNNNNNNNNNNNNNNNNNNNNNNNNNNNNNNNNNNNNNNNNNNNNNNNNNNNNNNNNNNNNNNNNNNNNNNNNNNNNNNNNNNNNNNNNNNNNNNNNNNNNNNNCTTTATGTTTCTTTGACTCACAAACCTTATAAGTATGTGATGATCCCCTTAATAAAATCTACATCGATTTTCCCTTTGCTTATTTTGAGTCTTCTCTCATTGTTCTTTGCTTAGAACATTCATACTTCTCTTGGTGAGGTCATCTCCAAGCGAACCACTTTGTTGTGTTGGACCGGTGCGTCACATCCGACAACCTTCGAATCTCTGGTAGTATCTTTGGGCTATTCCGCAACCCTTAGTGTCACCCCTCGATCCATCAGTTCTCAATCTCCTCGGATCTGAGTTCATATCAATCTTACCGAAAAAGTGATCCTTATTTTGGTTCTATCACAGTGGCAACACCGGAGAAGAAGGCGTACCACCGGATTCAAAAATGCCTTTTTAGTGTGATAAAGCTAGAGTGAGTCAGCTTTCTTTCATTCTCATCGGATTCAATTACACAATTTCCATAAATTGTACTAACCGACGGTGAACCGAACCCTCTTCCACTTCCTTCGGCTCCTCTTGCAAAGCGTCCATAGTTTATACTAACCAACACGATTCGTTGGTGTCCTTTTCCATTCTCATCGGATGTGTTTGCATGACTTCCATACATTTGTACTAACCGGTGTATAACGAATCCCACTCTTGGAAACATTTTTTCTCAATGATTTATTCTCCAGCGAATTTCAAAACACATAACCAACGAAAAATATGACAAGTAGTGTTAAAAGCAAATGAGACATTTTCAAAAACGTTACGAAGTAACAAAGGTTGAGGGTTTCTTTTGTTTCTCTAACAAGAAAATATGCCATTAGTTGATGAGTAGTATTCTTAGTTGGTATGGTAAATGTTACGTGCAGTCTCTGTCTGTGGTATATGAAAAAATTTAAAAAAAAATAATTTGACTATTTATATCAAAGTACATTTACTTTTTCGGTCCAACGTTCAGAAAGAATTCTAAAGTTAAATGCATTGAATTGTAGTGGTGGAAAAAGGCTAAAGCATAGAAAAATATACTAATTTTAGGATCAGTAAACAAGACTTTTCAAACCTTTGAAAGGTCCATTAACCGTGGATGATCGGAGCGTTACGAGTGATATTATAGCAAAATAATTGAAATAATTGATTTGATTATCTATATATGTGCTCTTGTATATATTGAATAATTTAAATATTTACAAATATTTTTTACAAAATTGATTACCTATGTGACATGTTTACAATCATTATCACAAAACAAATTTAACATGGTTTAAGAAAAATATGACATGTTTTTAACAAAAGATGATAAGTCATATTGATTTACGAATTTTCATCTTTCTGTTTAAACTAATTCTTAAAATTTCAACTACACACATGATCTCTTTAATTAATTATTTTAATTATTTGAAGAAATAAACGAAATCATACTCCTAAAATGATTAACTAAAACTAACTAAAATAATTGGAATTAATTAAATAAATTAATATTTTTAAAATATTATTTTTATTAGTTTTAAATAATTAAAGCATTAAAACCACATTCAGAAAATAATTAACTAAAACTAATTACTTAAAGCTATTTAACTATAAATAAATAAATTAATTAATATGCTATAATATCAGTTTTATTTAATTAGGGAAATAAAAGAAATCCTATTTCTGACATGAGGAATAAAATAATTAACTGATATTTTATTAAAATAATTAATATTCCTAAATGTTAGTTTACTAGTTAGTTTAAATTAATTATGGAGATCATATGTGTCTTGAAATTTTGTAGGAAATATTTTAAATATAAAGAGAAAATTCATAAAACAATATGACATATCATCTTTTTTAAAGATATGCCATTTTTTCTTAAGTCATGTCTTTTTGTGATAATGGTTGTAGATATATTAGGGGTGGGCAAAAAACCTAAACTGAAGCGATCCAAACCAAACCAACCGAAGTTAAACCGATCCAAACCAAATCGTACTCTTTACATGACCCAATTGGTTCATGTTTTACTCAACCCGAATGGTTTGGTTTGGTTTGGGTTCAAACCGAACCAAACCGAACCAAACCAATAATCCAATATATTTTTATCTATAAATATATATATATATATATATATATATATATATATATATATGTGTTAACATATTGTAAATTTTAGTTAAAGTTTCGTTTTCCATTTTTTGTTAACTTCCATATATTTAAAAAAAAATCCAAATATGATTCAAATAATCCTAATACCTAAAGATTGTACTGAAAACAAAACCTAAAAACTATAAGCATCTAAATCGTAGCCATCTCGTTTCGTTCATCTTTTCCAATTTTCATTCTCTAAATTATATGACAAAGTTATTATAGGATCAATAAAAACAAAAAGGTAGATGCAAATAGTCTTTTAGTTAATAGGTTTTGGAATGCTTACAAGTTTTTGTTACGCTAATTAGATTACAAATAGTCTGCTCTTTGCTTATTATGTATTTCTTCCTTTGACGTGGTTAAGAGTTTTTTCATCGAGCTTTAAATTTTTTTTGTTTCATAGATTTTAAAGAAAACCAAACTAAATCTAAACTAAACCGAACCAAACTAAACCCAAACCGAACCCAGACTAAAGTTACTTTGGTTTTAATTGGGTTGAGTTTTATAAAACCCAAATTAACCAAACCAAACCAAACCGAACCGAACCCGAAACTAAACCGATATGCCCACCCCTGGTATATATGACACATGATTAATCACTTTAAAAATAATATTTAATTATATACTAAAAAGGTTAATTGTCACCTTATATTTGAGGAAACAAATTTGTTATCTAAGAATACAACTTTATTAAAAAATTAACTAAATATCAACACCAATATATATATATAAATATCAACACCAACACTAAAGACATTTCCCTGATCATTTGTAACAAAGACATTTTCAACCTTTGTTA
Coding sequences within:
- the LOC106292327 gene encoding uncharacterized protein LOC106292327 gives rise to the protein MEQMLHKAVLIEQQVKRKGLTKPTFASKPTFASKPNYQDKGKSSSTTNPAFKTNVPARVDREEATKRTRDIQCFRCHGLGHYANRCPNHKVMVLLENGEVESEEDKEDLGPVYDDDDEEKALDFPVHGPLLVTRKVLDDTTDPIFDEEVDGVIDEFCSTFVESSDPIYDEDALDEPSHGSLMVTRRALSVQPNPMTNDEPSHGSLLVTRRALSVQPKSNDKEQRENLFHSRCLISDKKLGLVTRPLSRPFRLEWLNEAGEQYVKEQVTISLSIGRYEDEVVCNVLPMDACHVLLGRPCQFDKKAVHDCFTNRHSFDHKGKKITLVPLSPSEVHQDQVQLKKNRDQDSRADKPETSTRNSNFFVKESQDYSDVFPEENPKGLPPVRDHVVILGFVVGADGLRVDEQKVQAIRDRPIPTTIGEVRSFHGLVGFYRRFVQNFSTLAAPLTEVIKRNVGFKWGPAQEEAFKILKGKLTHAPLLVLPDFSKAFEIECDASSVGIGAVLMQDGKPLNKRHARWMEFIETFSYVIKYKQGKENVVADALSRREAHGGGLMGHFGVKKTYKAVHDHFYWPSLMKDVVRICSRCVVCKKSKPKASHHGLYSALPIPSHPWVDISMDFVLGLPRSKAGRDSIFVVVDRFSKIAHFIPCHKTDDAVQVADLFFKEVVRLHGMPKTIVSNRDAKFLSYFWKTLWSKLSTRLMFSTTCHPQTDGQTEVVNQTLSALLRSLVKKNLRTWEECLPHVEFSYNHALHSATKFSPFEVVYGFNPLTPLDLLPLPLSERVSTDGKRKVDTIKKLHEQVRANIEAKTEGYKRLADKKRKEVIFQEGDLVWVHLRKERFPEQRKSKLMPRVDGPFQILRKLHDNAYQLDLQVATPEKKAYHRIQKCLFSVIKLE